In Solanum stenotomum isolate F172 chromosome 6, ASM1918654v1, whole genome shotgun sequence, one DNA window encodes the following:
- the LOC125868001 gene encoding lysine histidine transporter-like 2, whose protein sequence is MARVGENGVNNAIDTRTKEQKAIDEWLPITSNRNAKWWYSTMHNVTAMVGAGVLSLPYAMSQMGWGAGVTAMLLSWIITFYTIWQMVEMHEMIPGKRFDRYHELGQCAFGEKLGLWIVVPQQMIVEVSTCIIYLVTGGKSLQKFQEIILPNVKPFKLTYFITIFSSIEFALSLLPNFNSLSSVSFVAAVLSIAYSFIAWTASIKEHAIGTQVVSYGPRSSKSSDNVFMFLSALGNIAFSYAGHNVVLEIQATIPSTPENPSKKAMWKGVLIAYIIVAICYLPVAFVGYWVFGNGVDDNILLTLHRPVWLVAAANIFVVFHVIGSYQVYAMPVFDMFETFAVRSMKFKPSFLLRFVVRMVFVAFTLFVGITIPFFGGLMGFFGGFALAPTSYYLPCIIWLILKKPKRFGLSWTINWVCIIVGVLLTLLSPIGGMWSIIKSVKTYKFYQ, encoded by the exons ATGGCTCGTGTTGGTGAAAATGGAGTTAATAATGCAATCGATACAAGGACTAAGGAGCAAAAAGCAATCGATGAATGGCTACCAATAACATCGAACCGGAATGCGAAGTGGTGGTACTCAACTATGCATAATGTTACCGCTATGGTTGGTGCTGGTGTTCTTAGTCTCCCTTACGCTATGTCTCAGATGGGATG GGGAGCTGGTGTAACAGCAATGTTACTATCATGGATTATAACATTTTACACGATCTGGCAAATGGTTGAGATGCATGAAATGATTCCGGGGAAGAGATTTGACAGATATCATGAACTAGGTCAATGCGCGTTTGGTGAAAAACTTGGCCTCTGGATTGTTGTTCCACAACAAATGATCGTAGAGGTCAGCACTTGTATTATCTACCTGGTAACTGGTGGTAAATCATTgcaaaaatttcaagaaattataCTCCCAAACGTGAAACCATTCAAACTCACTTATTTCATCACCATCTTTTCATCCATCGAGTTTGCCCTATCTCTGTTACCAAATTTCAACTCCCTCTCCTCTGTTTCATTTGTCGCGGCTGTTTTATCCATAGCATATTCTTTTATAGCATGGACTGCATCAATAAAAGAGCACGCGATTGGGACACAAGTAGTGAGTTATGGTCCAAGAAGTAGTAAAAGTTCAGATAATGTGTTTATGTTTTTGAGTGCATTAGGTAATATAGCATTTTCATATGCTGGACATaatgttgttcttgaaattCAAGCTACTATTCCTTCAACACCAGAGAATCCATCAAAGAAAGCTATGTGGAAAGGTGTATTGATAGCTTATATTATAGTTGCGATATGCTATTTGCCTGTTGCTTTCGTTGGATATTGGGTGTTTGGTAATGGAGTTGATGATAATATTTTGCTAACACTACATAGACCTGTTTGGCTTGTTGCTGCTGCTAATATTTTCGTAGTCTTTCATGTCATTGGAAGTTACCAG GTTTATGCAATGCCAGTGTTTGACATGTTTGAGACATTCGCGGTGAGGTCAATGAAATTCAAACCTTCATTTCTCCTACGTTTTGTCGTGCGTATGGTTTTTGTTG CATTTACATTGTTTGTGGGTATCACAATTCCATTCTTTGGTGGTTTAATGGGATTCTTTGGAGGCTTTGCTTTGGCACCAACTTCATACTAC CTTCCATGTATCATTTGGCTTATACTCAAAAAGCCCAAGAGGTTTGGCTTGTCATGGACTATTAATTGG GTGTGTATCATAGTGGGTGTACTTTTGACTCTTCTATCTCCTATTGGTGGAATGTGGAGCATCATTAAATCTGTCAAGACTTATAAATTCTACCAatga
- the LOC125867318 gene encoding uncharacterized protein LOC125867318 has translation MPPNYFPLRWESTGDQWWFASPIDWAAANGHYDLVRELLHLDTNLLIKLTSLRRIRRLESVWDDEEQFDDVAKCRSEVAKKLLLEGETKKGHNSLIRAGYGGWLLYTAASAGDVEFVKQLLERDPFLVFGEGEYGVTDMFYAAARSKNSQVFRLLLESSKGESAEEVSSTFQLELMNRAVHSAARGGNVEMLRDILGNCSDVLVYRDAQGSTLLHSASGRGQVEVVKSLLERYDLINSRDNQGNTALHVAAYRGYLAVVKVLISVSPSSTTLRNSYGDTFLHMAVAGFRTPSFRRLDRQMELMKQLVRGKIIEIENIINIRNNDGRTALHLAVIENIQTDVVELLMTAFSINLNIRDADGNTPLDLLKLHPQSASSEILIKRLISAGGISNCQDHMTRTVLASHLKMQGIGGSPGASFRIPDAEIFLYAGIDNASDANSDCASTEIASCWGEPSPCHSAAGSNSSNKLSSVNNAARRLKFLLRWKRKKERKEETGVLEDNMSVESYRLYSGFGHQPIPLRQRFSRMSSLPNNKRVLPVQNSLPSPSTKEKFAAGLMHGVIQMTPQSSYGSPSSAYSESSWSSPVVVNKEKRLDFGNTSGGSSSLKMSNSREKSKLSRKHGSFNMKLMNQYFCFGAQGLAVESSVNCAQQDQHHRHPVVA, from the exons ATGCCTccaaattattttcctttgaGATGGGAAAGCACAGGGGATCAATGGTGGTTTGCTTCTCCTATTGATTGGGCAGCAGCAAATGGTCATTATGATCTAGTGAGGGAGTTGCTTCACTTAGACACTAATTTACTCATAAAGCTCACATCTTTACGTAGAATAAGAAGGCTTGAGAGTGTTTGGGATGATGAAGAACAGTTTGATGATGTTGCAAAATGTAGGTCTGAAGTTGCTAAAAAACTTCTCCTTGAAGGTGAAACAAAGAAAGGACATAATTCTTTGATTAGAGCTGGATATGGTGGTTGGCTTCTTTATACTGCTGCTTCAGCTGGGGATGTGGAGTTTGTTAAACAATTATTGGAAAGAGACCCTTTTTTGGTGTTTGGTGAAGGTGAGTATGGTGTTACTGATATGTTTTATGCAGCTGCTAGGAGTAAAAATTCTCAAGTTTTTAGGTTGTTGCTTGAGAGTAGTAAAGGGGAATCAGCAGAAGAGGTTTCTTCCACTTTTCAGTTGGAATTGATGAATAGGGCAGTTCATTCTGCAGCTAGAGGGGGAAATGTGGAGATGTTGAGAGATATTCTTGGAAATTGCTCTGATGTTTTGGTTTATAGAGATGCTCAAGGATCTACTCTCTTGCATTCTGCTTCTGGTAGAGGTCAGGTTGAG GTTGTTAAGAGCTTACTGGAAAGGTATGACCTTATCAACTCCAGAGACAACCAAGGAAACACTGCACTGCATGTAGCTGCTTATAGGGGTTACTTAGCAGTGGTGAAAGTTCTTATATCTGTCTCTCCTTCATCTACCACATTGAGAAACAGTTATGGAGACACGTTCCTTCACATGGCTGTAGCTGGCTTTCGGACCCCAAGTTTCCGCAGGCTGGATCGACAAATGGAGTTAATGAAACAGTTGGTACGCGGGAAAATTATAGAGATTGAAAACATTATTAACATTAGGAACAATGATGGTCGAACTGCTCTTCACTTGGCTGTAATTGAGAACATTCAGACTGATGTTGTGGAACTCCTCATGACTGCATTttcaataaatttaaatatccGTGATGCTGACGGAAATACTCCACTGGATCTCCTCAAGCTACACCCGCAATCTGCATCTTCTGAGATATTGATTAAGCGCCTCATTTCAGCTGGAGGAATTTCGAATTGCCAAGATCATATGACAAGAACTGTCCTAGCTTCTCACCTGAAGATGCAGGGTATTGGAGGTAGTCCTGGTGCCTCTTTTAGGATCCCCGACGCTGAAATATTTCTGTATGCTGGCATTGATAATGCTTCTGATGCCAATAGTGATTGTGCCAGCACAGAAATTGCTTCGTGCTGGGGTGAACCGAGCCCTTGCCATTCTGCTGCAGGGTCAAACTCATCAAACAAGCTGAGCTCAGTTAACAATGCTGCTAGACGCTTAAAATTTCTTCTACGatggaaaaggaagaaagaacgAAAAGAAGAAACTGGAGTCTTAGAAGACAATATGTCTGTAGAATCTTACAGACTGTATTCTGGCTTTGGACACCAGCCGATTCCTCTTCGACAAAGATTCTCGAGGATGTCATCACTTCCAAACAACAAAAGAGTGCTCCCTGTCCAAAACAGTCTTCCAAGTCCATCCACCAAAGAGAAATTTGCAGCCGGGCTGATGCATGGTGTTATCCAAATGACACCACAGTCATCTTATGGATCACCATCGAGTGCTTATTCTGAATCTTCCTGGTCATCTCCAGTGGTTGTCAACAAAGAGAAGAGACTGGATTTTGGCAACACGAGCGGAGGATCCTCTAGCTTAAAAATGTCAAACAGTAGGGAAAAGTCGAAACTATCACGTAAACATGGCTCCTTCAACATGAAGTTAATGAATCAGTACTTCTGTTTCGGAGCTCAAGGCCTCGCTGTGGAAAGTTCTGTTAATTGTGCACAACAAGATCAGCATCACAGGCATCCAGTGGTAGCATGA